A section of the Acropora muricata isolate sample 2 chromosome 4, ASM3666990v1, whole genome shotgun sequence genome encodes:
- the LOC136914136 gene encoding WD repeat-containing protein 54-like gives MFTRCPSVALKASASALCNNLTVLSLPDKQSITYGVVHKAFVCITNVTKGTVVNQKQVSCKGEGAHSSSAVLQAKWCELPERSVLVITSVKGAQMFETDGSIMIFWQALGESEEGVYSHFARGISAVGDKYICVGTSEGKIMVFDIPSRGTAVKLQETLSSHKGAICELESQDQRMVSADEEGNIILWQSGGHFTEIMKINGKGFPCSSVCFFEDLIIGGYATGHIRVFSNSTGALLIEACAHARWINAMDVCVTNGLLLSASEDTFARVWKITVGNNPSMEMVFQHAIPDVQLCGAKFVDFTGDMFGVTGYDCGEVVMFSKQ, from the exons ATGTTCACAAGGTGTCCATCCGTAGCTCTCAAAGCCAGTGCTTCTGCCCTTTGCAATAATCTCACCGTTTTGTCATTACCGGACAAGCAATCGATTACCTATGGAGTCGTTCATAAGGCGTTTGTTTGCATTACCAACGTTACGAAGGGAACCGTTGTTAACCAAAAGCAAGTTTCTTGTAAGGGGGAAGGAGCTCATAGCAGTTCAGCTGTGCTGCAG GCAAAATGGTGTGAGCTACCGGAGAGATCAGTTCTCGTTATCACCTCTGTAAAGGGTGCACAG ATGTTTGAAACTGATGGATCCATAATGATATTTTGGCAAGCATTGGGAGAGTCAGAGGAGGGAG TCTATTCACACTTTGCCAGAGGAATTAGTGCTGTGGGAGATAAATACATTTGTGTTG GTACATCTGAGGGGAAGATCATGGTCTTTGATATCCCTTCACGTGGCACAGCTGTTAAGCTCCAAGAGACTCTTAGTTCCCACAAGGGAGCAATTTGCGAGCTTGAGTCACAGGACCAACGTATGGTGTCTGCAGATGAAGAAGGGAACATTATACTCTGGCAATCTGGGGGACATTTCACAGAGATTATGAAGATAAATGGCAAAGG GTTTCCTTGTTCTTCTGTGTGCTTCTTTGAGGATTTGATCATTGGTGGTTATGCAACTGGCCACATCAGAGTATTTAGTAATTCAACAGGTGCACTGCTTATTGAGGCTTGTGCACATGCTCGTTGGATCAACGCAATGGACGTATGTGTGACCAATGGATTG cttttgTCAGCATCAGAAGATACTTTTGCAAGAGTTTGGAAGATTACTGTAGGCAACAACCCAAGT ATGGAAATGGTTTTTCAACATGCCATTCCTGATGTGCAATTGTGTGGAGcaaaatttgttgatttcaCTGGGGACATGTTTGGAGTAACTGGATATGATTGCGGCGAGGTGGTCATGTTTAGTAAACAGTGA
- the LOC136913182 gene encoding LIM domain-binding protein 2-like isoform X1: MPSVPLPSPSYSTGRHTPYYTNPEVRIQELNRRLQHRIEDADNVWWDAFAAEFFDDDATLTLSFCLEDGPKRYSIGRNLIPRYFRSIFEGGVKELYYHLVQPKESFHNSTSTITLDCENTTMVTHHKSPVLTKVCTEGRLLLEFTLDDLMRIRNWHFAIRHYTEMVPRNVIVGTQDPNFLEQLSKNITRQGMTNVTLNYLRLCVILEPMQELMSRHKTYNLNPRECLKSTLFQRWQRMYAPPEYNQGDMVWPPNTPTTPGSPFPKLLERTLTGQPASKKADTVRPARTRRKRKATTANSSTPNTGNNSTSNRKKSPSTSGFAIATQDVMVVGEPSLMGGEFGDEDERLITRLENTQYDTSNGVGDDADFGNSPMSGSPSLWNADRKPNQDDNPGD; the protein is encoded by the exons ATGCCGAGCGTCCCTCTTCCAAGCCCAAGCTACTCGACGGG GCGTCATACACCTTACTACACAAACCCTGAAGTTAGAATTCAGGAGTTGAACCGACGGCTTCAGCACCGTATCGAG GATGCTGACAATGTATGGTGGGATGCATTTGCAGCAGAGTTTTTCGACGATGATGCCACCCTGACGTTAAGCTTTTGCTTGGAAGACGGGCCAAAACGATACT CAATAGGACGAAATTTGATACCAAGATACTTTCGCAGCATATTTGAAGGTGGAGTTAAAGAGCTGTATTACCACCTTGTACAACCAAAAGAATCATTTCACAACAGCACAAGTACCATCACTTTAGACTGTGAAAATACGACAATGGTAACACATCATAAATCACCAGTCCTCACAAAG GTTTGCACAGAGGGTCGTCTCTTGTTAGAATTTACTTTGGATGATCTTATGAGAATACGGAACTGGCACTTTGCCATTCGGCATTACACAGAAATGGTTCCTCGAAATGTTATCGTTGGAACACAAGATCCAAACTTTCTGGAGCAGTTGTCTAAGAACATAACCAGACAAGGAATGACTAATGTCACACTCAATTATCTTCGG CTCTGTGTTATTCTTGAACCCATGCAAGAGCTTATGTCGCGGCATAAGACATACAACTTGAATCCCAGAG AATGTTTGAAGTCTACCCTGTTTCAAAGGTGGCAAAGAATGTATGCTCCCCCAG AGTACAACCAAGGTGACATGGTGTGGCCTCCAAATACCCCAACCACCCCAG GATCCCCTTTTCCTAAACTTCTTGAGAGAACACTGACTGGGCAGCCTGCTTCAAAAAAAG CAGATACTGTACGTCCTGCAAGGACAAGGCGGAAACGCAAGGCAACAACTGCAAACTCATCGACTCCCAATACAGGAAATAATAGTACATCAAATAGGAAGAAATCTCCCAGCACTTCAGGCTTTGCAATCGCTACACAAGATGTTATGGTTGTTGGTGAGCCATCTCTCATGGGAGGAGAGTTTGGAGATGAAGATGAAAGGCTTATAACAAG GTTGGAGAACACCCAATATGACACGAGCAATGGTGTTGGCGACGATGCTGACTTTGGGAACAGTCCCATGAGTGGAAGCCCTAGCCTGTGGAACGCAGATCGGAAACCAAACCAAGATGACAATCCAGGAGACTAA
- the LOC136913182 gene encoding LIM domain-binding protein 2-like isoform X6 yields MPSVPLPSPSYSTGRHTPYYTNPEVRIQELNRRLQHRIEDADNVWWDAFAAEFFDDDATLTLSFCLEDGPKRYSIGRNLIPRYFRSIFEGGVKELYYHLVQPKESFHNSTSTITLDCENTTMVTHHKSPVLTKVCTEGRLLLEFTLDDLMRIRNWHFAIRHYTEMVPRNVIVGTQDPNFLEQLSKNITRQGMTNVTLNYLRLCVILEPMQELMSRHKTYNLNPRECLKSTLFQRWQRMYAPPEYNQGDMVWPPNTPTTPGSPFPKLLERTLTGQPASKKDTVRPARTRRKRKATTANSSTPNTGNNSTSNRKKSPSTSGFAIATQDVMVVGEPSLMGGEFGDEDERLITRLGCEDDKSGLADFASVGEHPI; encoded by the exons ATGCCGAGCGTCCCTCTTCCAAGCCCAAGCTACTCGACGGG GCGTCATACACCTTACTACACAAACCCTGAAGTTAGAATTCAGGAGTTGAACCGACGGCTTCAGCACCGTATCGAG GATGCTGACAATGTATGGTGGGATGCATTTGCAGCAGAGTTTTTCGACGATGATGCCACCCTGACGTTAAGCTTTTGCTTGGAAGACGGGCCAAAACGATACT CAATAGGACGAAATTTGATACCAAGATACTTTCGCAGCATATTTGAAGGTGGAGTTAAAGAGCTGTATTACCACCTTGTACAACCAAAAGAATCATTTCACAACAGCACAAGTACCATCACTTTAGACTGTGAAAATACGACAATGGTAACACATCATAAATCACCAGTCCTCACAAAG GTTTGCACAGAGGGTCGTCTCTTGTTAGAATTTACTTTGGATGATCTTATGAGAATACGGAACTGGCACTTTGCCATTCGGCATTACACAGAAATGGTTCCTCGAAATGTTATCGTTGGAACACAAGATCCAAACTTTCTGGAGCAGTTGTCTAAGAACATAACCAGACAAGGAATGACTAATGTCACACTCAATTATCTTCGG CTCTGTGTTATTCTTGAACCCATGCAAGAGCTTATGTCGCGGCATAAGACATACAACTTGAATCCCAGAG AATGTTTGAAGTCTACCCTGTTTCAAAGGTGGCAAAGAATGTATGCTCCCCCAG AGTACAACCAAGGTGACATGGTGTGGCCTCCAAATACCCCAACCACCCCAG GATCCCCTTTTCCTAAACTTCTTGAGAGAACACTGACTGGGCAGCCTGCTTCAAAAAAAG ATACTGTACGTCCTGCAAGGACAAGGCGGAAACGCAAGGCAACAACTGCAAACTCATCGACTCCCAATACAGGAAATAATAGTACATCAAATAGGAAGAAATCTCCCAGCACTTCAGGCTTTGCAATCGCTACACAAGATGTTATGGTTGTTGGTGAGCCATCTCTCATGGGAGGAGAGTTTGGAGATGAAGATGAAAGGCTTATAACAAG ATTGGGTTGTGAAGATGACAAAAGTGGTCTAGCTGACTTCGCTTCG GTTGGAGAACACCCAATATGA
- the LOC136913182 gene encoding LIM domain-binding protein 2-like isoform X2 — translation MPSVPLPSPSYSTGRHTPYYTNPEVRIQELNRRLQHRIEDADNVWWDAFAAEFFDDDATLTLSFCLEDGPKRYSIGRNLIPRYFRSIFEGGVKELYYHLVQPKESFHNSTSTITLDCENTTMVTHHKSPVLTKVCTEGRLLLEFTLDDLMRIRNWHFAIRHYTEMVPRNVIVGTQDPNFLEQLSKNITRQGMTNVTLNYLRLCVILEPMQELMSRHKTYNLNPRECLKSTLFQRWQRMYAPPEYNQGDMVWPPNTPTTPGSPFPKLLERTLTGQPASKKDTVRPARTRRKRKATTANSSTPNTGNNSTSNRKKSPSTSGFAIATQDVMVVGEPSLMGGEFGDEDERLITRLENTQYDTSNGVGDDADFGNSPMSGSPSLWNADRKPNQDDNPGD, via the exons ATGCCGAGCGTCCCTCTTCCAAGCCCAAGCTACTCGACGGG GCGTCATACACCTTACTACACAAACCCTGAAGTTAGAATTCAGGAGTTGAACCGACGGCTTCAGCACCGTATCGAG GATGCTGACAATGTATGGTGGGATGCATTTGCAGCAGAGTTTTTCGACGATGATGCCACCCTGACGTTAAGCTTTTGCTTGGAAGACGGGCCAAAACGATACT CAATAGGACGAAATTTGATACCAAGATACTTTCGCAGCATATTTGAAGGTGGAGTTAAAGAGCTGTATTACCACCTTGTACAACCAAAAGAATCATTTCACAACAGCACAAGTACCATCACTTTAGACTGTGAAAATACGACAATGGTAACACATCATAAATCACCAGTCCTCACAAAG GTTTGCACAGAGGGTCGTCTCTTGTTAGAATTTACTTTGGATGATCTTATGAGAATACGGAACTGGCACTTTGCCATTCGGCATTACACAGAAATGGTTCCTCGAAATGTTATCGTTGGAACACAAGATCCAAACTTTCTGGAGCAGTTGTCTAAGAACATAACCAGACAAGGAATGACTAATGTCACACTCAATTATCTTCGG CTCTGTGTTATTCTTGAACCCATGCAAGAGCTTATGTCGCGGCATAAGACATACAACTTGAATCCCAGAG AATGTTTGAAGTCTACCCTGTTTCAAAGGTGGCAAAGAATGTATGCTCCCCCAG AGTACAACCAAGGTGACATGGTGTGGCCTCCAAATACCCCAACCACCCCAG GATCCCCTTTTCCTAAACTTCTTGAGAGAACACTGACTGGGCAGCCTGCTTCAAAAAAAG ATACTGTACGTCCTGCAAGGACAAGGCGGAAACGCAAGGCAACAACTGCAAACTCATCGACTCCCAATACAGGAAATAATAGTACATCAAATAGGAAGAAATCTCCCAGCACTTCAGGCTTTGCAATCGCTACACAAGATGTTATGGTTGTTGGTGAGCCATCTCTCATGGGAGGAGAGTTTGGAGATGAAGATGAAAGGCTTATAACAAG GTTGGAGAACACCCAATATGACACGAGCAATGGTGTTGGCGACGATGCTGACTTTGGGAACAGTCCCATGAGTGGAAGCCCTAGCCTGTGGAACGCAGATCGGAAACCAAACCAAGATGACAATCCAGGAGACTAA
- the LOC136913182 gene encoding LIM domain-binding protein 2-like isoform X4 gives MPSVPLPSPSYSTGRHTPYYTNPEVRIQELNRRLQHRIEDADNVWWDAFAAEFFDDDATLTLSFCLEDGPKRYSIGRNLIPRYFRSIFEGGVKELYYHLVQPKESFHNSTSTITLDCENTTMVTHHKSPVLTKVCTEGRLLLEFTLDDLMRIRNWHFAIRHYTEMVPRNVIVGTQDPNFLEQLSKNITRQGMTNVTLNYLRLCVILEPMQELMSRHKTYNLNPRECLKSTLFQRWQRMYAPPEYNQGDMVWPPNTPTTPDTVRPARTRRKRKATTANSSTPNTGNNSTSNRKKSPSTSGFAIATQDVMVVGEPSLMGGEFGDEDERLITRLENTQYDTSNGVGDDADFGNSPMSGSPSLWNADRKPNQDDNPGD, from the exons ATGCCGAGCGTCCCTCTTCCAAGCCCAAGCTACTCGACGGG GCGTCATACACCTTACTACACAAACCCTGAAGTTAGAATTCAGGAGTTGAACCGACGGCTTCAGCACCGTATCGAG GATGCTGACAATGTATGGTGGGATGCATTTGCAGCAGAGTTTTTCGACGATGATGCCACCCTGACGTTAAGCTTTTGCTTGGAAGACGGGCCAAAACGATACT CAATAGGACGAAATTTGATACCAAGATACTTTCGCAGCATATTTGAAGGTGGAGTTAAAGAGCTGTATTACCACCTTGTACAACCAAAAGAATCATTTCACAACAGCACAAGTACCATCACTTTAGACTGTGAAAATACGACAATGGTAACACATCATAAATCACCAGTCCTCACAAAG GTTTGCACAGAGGGTCGTCTCTTGTTAGAATTTACTTTGGATGATCTTATGAGAATACGGAACTGGCACTTTGCCATTCGGCATTACACAGAAATGGTTCCTCGAAATGTTATCGTTGGAACACAAGATCCAAACTTTCTGGAGCAGTTGTCTAAGAACATAACCAGACAAGGAATGACTAATGTCACACTCAATTATCTTCGG CTCTGTGTTATTCTTGAACCCATGCAAGAGCTTATGTCGCGGCATAAGACATACAACTTGAATCCCAGAG AATGTTTGAAGTCTACCCTGTTTCAAAGGTGGCAAAGAATGTATGCTCCCCCAG AGTACAACCAAGGTGACATGGTGTGGCCTCCAAATACCCCAACCACCCCAG ATACTGTACGTCCTGCAAGGACAAGGCGGAAACGCAAGGCAACAACTGCAAACTCATCGACTCCCAATACAGGAAATAATAGTACATCAAATAGGAAGAAATCTCCCAGCACTTCAGGCTTTGCAATCGCTACACAAGATGTTATGGTTGTTGGTGAGCCATCTCTCATGGGAGGAGAGTTTGGAGATGAAGATGAAAGGCTTATAACAAG GTTGGAGAACACCCAATATGACACGAGCAATGGTGTTGGCGACGATGCTGACTTTGGGAACAGTCCCATGAGTGGAAGCCCTAGCCTGTGGAACGCAGATCGGAAACCAAACCAAGATGACAATCCAGGAGACTAA
- the LOC136913182 gene encoding LIM domain-binding protein 2-like isoform X3, whose product MPSVPLPSPSYSTGRHTPYYTNPEVRIQELNRRLQHRIEDADNVWWDAFAAEFFDDDATLTLSFCLEDGPKRYSIGRNLIPRYFRSIFEGGVKELYYHLVQPKESFHNSTSTITLDCENTTMVTHHKSPVLTKVCTEGRLLLEFTLDDLMRIRNWHFAIRHYTEMVPRNVIVGTQDPNFLEQLSKNITRQGMTNVTLNYLRLCVILEPMQELMSRHKTYNLNPRECLKSTLFQRWQRMYAPPEYNQGDMVWPPNTPTTPADTVRPARTRRKRKATTANSSTPNTGNNSTSNRKKSPSTSGFAIATQDVMVVGEPSLMGGEFGDEDERLITRLENTQYDTSNGVGDDADFGNSPMSGSPSLWNADRKPNQDDNPGD is encoded by the exons ATGCCGAGCGTCCCTCTTCCAAGCCCAAGCTACTCGACGGG GCGTCATACACCTTACTACACAAACCCTGAAGTTAGAATTCAGGAGTTGAACCGACGGCTTCAGCACCGTATCGAG GATGCTGACAATGTATGGTGGGATGCATTTGCAGCAGAGTTTTTCGACGATGATGCCACCCTGACGTTAAGCTTTTGCTTGGAAGACGGGCCAAAACGATACT CAATAGGACGAAATTTGATACCAAGATACTTTCGCAGCATATTTGAAGGTGGAGTTAAAGAGCTGTATTACCACCTTGTACAACCAAAAGAATCATTTCACAACAGCACAAGTACCATCACTTTAGACTGTGAAAATACGACAATGGTAACACATCATAAATCACCAGTCCTCACAAAG GTTTGCACAGAGGGTCGTCTCTTGTTAGAATTTACTTTGGATGATCTTATGAGAATACGGAACTGGCACTTTGCCATTCGGCATTACACAGAAATGGTTCCTCGAAATGTTATCGTTGGAACACAAGATCCAAACTTTCTGGAGCAGTTGTCTAAGAACATAACCAGACAAGGAATGACTAATGTCACACTCAATTATCTTCGG CTCTGTGTTATTCTTGAACCCATGCAAGAGCTTATGTCGCGGCATAAGACATACAACTTGAATCCCAGAG AATGTTTGAAGTCTACCCTGTTTCAAAGGTGGCAAAGAATGTATGCTCCCCCAG AGTACAACCAAGGTGACATGGTGTGGCCTCCAAATACCCCAACCACCCCAG CAGATACTGTACGTCCTGCAAGGACAAGGCGGAAACGCAAGGCAACAACTGCAAACTCATCGACTCCCAATACAGGAAATAATAGTACATCAAATAGGAAGAAATCTCCCAGCACTTCAGGCTTTGCAATCGCTACACAAGATGTTATGGTTGTTGGTGAGCCATCTCTCATGGGAGGAGAGTTTGGAGATGAAGATGAAAGGCTTATAACAAG GTTGGAGAACACCCAATATGACACGAGCAATGGTGTTGGCGACGATGCTGACTTTGGGAACAGTCCCATGAGTGGAAGCCCTAGCCTGTGGAACGCAGATCGGAAACCAAACCAAGATGACAATCCAGGAGACTAA
- the LOC136913182 gene encoding LIM domain-binding protein 2-like isoform X5, translating to MPSVPLPSPSYSTGRHTPYYTNPEVRIQELNRRLQHRIEDADNVWWDAFAAEFFDDDATLTLSFCLEDGPKRYSIGRNLIPRYFRSIFEGGVKELYYHLVQPKESFHNSTSTITLDCENTTMVTHHKSPVLTKVCTEGRLLLEFTLDDLMRIRNWHFAIRHYTEMVPRNVIVGTQDPNFLEQLSKNITRQGMTNVTLNYLRLCVILEPMQELMSRHKTYNLNPRECLKSTLFQRWQRMYAPPEYNQGDMVWPPNTPTTPGSPFPKLLERTLTGQPASKKADTVRPARTRRKRKATTANSSTPNTGNNSTSNRKKSPSTSGFAIATQDVMVVGEPSLMGGEFGDEDERLITRLGCEDDKSGLADFASVGEHPI from the exons ATGCCGAGCGTCCCTCTTCCAAGCCCAAGCTACTCGACGGG GCGTCATACACCTTACTACACAAACCCTGAAGTTAGAATTCAGGAGTTGAACCGACGGCTTCAGCACCGTATCGAG GATGCTGACAATGTATGGTGGGATGCATTTGCAGCAGAGTTTTTCGACGATGATGCCACCCTGACGTTAAGCTTTTGCTTGGAAGACGGGCCAAAACGATACT CAATAGGACGAAATTTGATACCAAGATACTTTCGCAGCATATTTGAAGGTGGAGTTAAAGAGCTGTATTACCACCTTGTACAACCAAAAGAATCATTTCACAACAGCACAAGTACCATCACTTTAGACTGTGAAAATACGACAATGGTAACACATCATAAATCACCAGTCCTCACAAAG GTTTGCACAGAGGGTCGTCTCTTGTTAGAATTTACTTTGGATGATCTTATGAGAATACGGAACTGGCACTTTGCCATTCGGCATTACACAGAAATGGTTCCTCGAAATGTTATCGTTGGAACACAAGATCCAAACTTTCTGGAGCAGTTGTCTAAGAACATAACCAGACAAGGAATGACTAATGTCACACTCAATTATCTTCGG CTCTGTGTTATTCTTGAACCCATGCAAGAGCTTATGTCGCGGCATAAGACATACAACTTGAATCCCAGAG AATGTTTGAAGTCTACCCTGTTTCAAAGGTGGCAAAGAATGTATGCTCCCCCAG AGTACAACCAAGGTGACATGGTGTGGCCTCCAAATACCCCAACCACCCCAG GATCCCCTTTTCCTAAACTTCTTGAGAGAACACTGACTGGGCAGCCTGCTTCAAAAAAAG CAGATACTGTACGTCCTGCAAGGACAAGGCGGAAACGCAAGGCAACAACTGCAAACTCATCGACTCCCAATACAGGAAATAATAGTACATCAAATAGGAAGAAATCTCCCAGCACTTCAGGCTTTGCAATCGCTACACAAGATGTTATGGTTGTTGGTGAGCCATCTCTCATGGGAGGAGAGTTTGGAGATGAAGATGAAAGGCTTATAACAAG ATTGGGTTGTGAAGATGACAAAAGTGGTCTAGCTGACTTCGCTTCG GTTGGAGAACACCCAATATGA
- the LOC136913182 gene encoding LIM domain-binding protein 2-like isoform X7 yields MPSVPLPSPSYSTGRHTPYYTNPEVRIQELNRRLQHRIEDADNVWWDAFAAEFFDDDATLTLSFCLEDGPKRYSIGRNLIPRYFRSIFEGGVKELYYHLVQPKESFHNSTSTITLDCENTTMVTHHKSPVLTKVCTEGRLLLEFTLDDLMRIRNWHFAIRHYTEMVPRNVIVGTQDPNFLEQLSKNITRQGMTNVTLNYLRLCVILEPMQELMSRHKTYNLNPRECLKSTLFQRWQRMYAPPEYNQGDMVWPPNTPTTPADTVRPARTRRKRKATTANSSTPNTGNNSTSNRKKSPSTSGFAIATQDVMVVGEPSLMGGEFGDEDERLITRLGCEDDKSGLADFASVGEHPI; encoded by the exons ATGCCGAGCGTCCCTCTTCCAAGCCCAAGCTACTCGACGGG GCGTCATACACCTTACTACACAAACCCTGAAGTTAGAATTCAGGAGTTGAACCGACGGCTTCAGCACCGTATCGAG GATGCTGACAATGTATGGTGGGATGCATTTGCAGCAGAGTTTTTCGACGATGATGCCACCCTGACGTTAAGCTTTTGCTTGGAAGACGGGCCAAAACGATACT CAATAGGACGAAATTTGATACCAAGATACTTTCGCAGCATATTTGAAGGTGGAGTTAAAGAGCTGTATTACCACCTTGTACAACCAAAAGAATCATTTCACAACAGCACAAGTACCATCACTTTAGACTGTGAAAATACGACAATGGTAACACATCATAAATCACCAGTCCTCACAAAG GTTTGCACAGAGGGTCGTCTCTTGTTAGAATTTACTTTGGATGATCTTATGAGAATACGGAACTGGCACTTTGCCATTCGGCATTACACAGAAATGGTTCCTCGAAATGTTATCGTTGGAACACAAGATCCAAACTTTCTGGAGCAGTTGTCTAAGAACATAACCAGACAAGGAATGACTAATGTCACACTCAATTATCTTCGG CTCTGTGTTATTCTTGAACCCATGCAAGAGCTTATGTCGCGGCATAAGACATACAACTTGAATCCCAGAG AATGTTTGAAGTCTACCCTGTTTCAAAGGTGGCAAAGAATGTATGCTCCCCCAG AGTACAACCAAGGTGACATGGTGTGGCCTCCAAATACCCCAACCACCCCAG CAGATACTGTACGTCCTGCAAGGACAAGGCGGAAACGCAAGGCAACAACTGCAAACTCATCGACTCCCAATACAGGAAATAATAGTACATCAAATAGGAAGAAATCTCCCAGCACTTCAGGCTTTGCAATCGCTACACAAGATGTTATGGTTGTTGGTGAGCCATCTCTCATGGGAGGAGAGTTTGGAGATGAAGATGAAAGGCTTATAACAAG ATTGGGTTGTGAAGATGACAAAAGTGGTCTAGCTGACTTCGCTTCG GTTGGAGAACACCCAATATGA
- the LOC136913182 gene encoding LIM domain-binding protein 2-like isoform X8, producing MPSVPLPSPSYSTGRHTPYYTNPEVRIQELNRRLQHRIEDADNVWWDAFAAEFFDDDATLTLSFCLEDGPKRYSIGRNLIPRYFRSIFEGGVKELYYHLVQPKESFHNSTSTITLDCENTTMVTHHKSPVLTKVCTEGRLLLEFTLDDLMRIRNWHFAIRHYTEMVPRNVIVGTQDPNFLEQLSKNITRQGMTNVTLNYLRLCVILEPMQELMSRHKTYNLNPRECLKSTLFQRWQRMYAPPEYNQGDMVWPPNTPTTPDTVRPARTRRKRKATTANSSTPNTGNNSTSNRKKSPSTSGFAIATQDVMVVGEPSLMGGEFGDEDERLITRLGCEDDKSGLADFASVGEHPI from the exons ATGCCGAGCGTCCCTCTTCCAAGCCCAAGCTACTCGACGGG GCGTCATACACCTTACTACACAAACCCTGAAGTTAGAATTCAGGAGTTGAACCGACGGCTTCAGCACCGTATCGAG GATGCTGACAATGTATGGTGGGATGCATTTGCAGCAGAGTTTTTCGACGATGATGCCACCCTGACGTTAAGCTTTTGCTTGGAAGACGGGCCAAAACGATACT CAATAGGACGAAATTTGATACCAAGATACTTTCGCAGCATATTTGAAGGTGGAGTTAAAGAGCTGTATTACCACCTTGTACAACCAAAAGAATCATTTCACAACAGCACAAGTACCATCACTTTAGACTGTGAAAATACGACAATGGTAACACATCATAAATCACCAGTCCTCACAAAG GTTTGCACAGAGGGTCGTCTCTTGTTAGAATTTACTTTGGATGATCTTATGAGAATACGGAACTGGCACTTTGCCATTCGGCATTACACAGAAATGGTTCCTCGAAATGTTATCGTTGGAACACAAGATCCAAACTTTCTGGAGCAGTTGTCTAAGAACATAACCAGACAAGGAATGACTAATGTCACACTCAATTATCTTCGG CTCTGTGTTATTCTTGAACCCATGCAAGAGCTTATGTCGCGGCATAAGACATACAACTTGAATCCCAGAG AATGTTTGAAGTCTACCCTGTTTCAAAGGTGGCAAAGAATGTATGCTCCCCCAG AGTACAACCAAGGTGACATGGTGTGGCCTCCAAATACCCCAACCACCCCAG ATACTGTACGTCCTGCAAGGACAAGGCGGAAACGCAAGGCAACAACTGCAAACTCATCGACTCCCAATACAGGAAATAATAGTACATCAAATAGGAAGAAATCTCCCAGCACTTCAGGCTTTGCAATCGCTACACAAGATGTTATGGTTGTTGGTGAGCCATCTCTCATGGGAGGAGAGTTTGGAGATGAAGATGAAAGGCTTATAACAAG ATTGGGTTGTGAAGATGACAAAAGTGGTCTAGCTGACTTCGCTTCG GTTGGAGAACACCCAATATGA